A single genomic interval of Wolbachia endosymbiont of Diaphorina citri harbors:
- the ftsH gene encoding ATP-dependent zinc metalloprotease FtsH produces MKKFLEGLLIWLVIIILISVAYIQFSGSIGKSKTTIPFSEFLTRLEDNDIENVTIRNQSIEGKFRDGSAFNSSGVIYSDLIKSLHDRKVKFSFSIGDSAIGIIGGLLIQWVPTLIFIGLLLFLFKQTQAGGNRTISFGKSKARLMTTGKKVTFDDVAGIDEAKEELVEIVDFLKQRQKFQVLGGKIPKGCLLIGSPGTGKTLLARAIAGEANVPFFSISGSDFVEMFVGVGASRVRDMFDQGKKNAPCIIFIDEIDAVGRHRGIGLGGGNDEREQTLNQLLVEMDGFESNEGVIIVAATNRPDVLDPALLRPGRFDRQITISLPDINGRERILNTHIKKISIAPDVNVKTVARGTPGFSGADLANLVNESALIAARRNKKIVTMDDFEYARDKVMMGMERRSLVITEEEKKLTAYHEAGHAVVAVNMPASDPIHKATIIPRGRALGLVMRLPETDRVSLTREKMLADITVAMGGRVAEELIFGYDKVTSGASSDIKLASDLSRAMVTKWGMSDKIGPIYHNREQITHDSETISEDTLRLIDEEVKKVVFSCYEKAKDILTKRRKDLELIAENLLEFETLTGDEIKDILSGKKIVRNENEGKEEIRRSSL; encoded by the coding sequence ATGAAAAAATTTTTAGAAGGCTTATTGATCTGGTTAGTGATTATTATTCTTATTTCAGTTGCTTATATTCAATTTAGCGGAAGTATAGGTAAGAGTAAAACAACCATACCTTTTTCAGAATTTTTAACTAGACTAGAAGATAATGATATAGAAAATGTTACAATAAGAAACCAAAGCATCGAAGGAAAGTTTAGGGATGGGTCAGCCTTTAACTCAAGTGGTGTTATATATAGTGACTTAATAAAAAGTTTGCATGATAGGAAAGTGAAGTTCTCCTTTTCAATTGGAGATTCTGCAATAGGTATAATTGGTGGATTACTTATTCAATGGGTTCCGACGCTTATCTTTATCGGTTTATTGCTTTTCCTTTTTAAACAAACGCAAGCAGGAGGTAATAGAACTATAAGCTTTGGCAAATCAAAAGCTAGGCTTATGACTACTGGAAAAAAAGTGACATTTGATGATGTTGCTGGGATTGATGAAGCAAAAGAAGAGTTGGTTGAAATTGTTGATTTTCTTAAACAAAGGCAAAAATTTCAAGTGTTAGGTGGGAAGATACCAAAAGGATGTCTTTTAATTGGTTCCCCTGGAACTGGTAAAACTCTACTTGCTCGTGCAATTGCAGGTGAAGCTAATGTACCGTTTTTTAGTATTTCTGGATCTGATTTCGTTGAAATGTTTGTCGGTGTTGGTGCAAGCCGTGTCCGGGATATGTTTGATCAAGGCAAGAAAAATGCTCCTTGTATAATTTTCATAGACGAAATAGATGCGGTGGGTAGGCATCGCGGCATCGGTCTTGGTGGCGGTAACGACGAAAGGGAACAAACATTAAACCAGTTACTGGTTGAGATGGATGGTTTCGAGTCTAATGAAGGTGTGATAATAGTTGCTGCAACTAACCGTCCAGACGTCCTAGATCCAGCACTACTTAGACCTGGTCGTTTTGACCGACAGATTACTATTTCTTTACCTGATATAAATGGGCGTGAGAGAATATTAAATACGCATATAAAGAAAATATCGATAGCACCAGATGTAAACGTAAAAACAGTTGCGAGGGGAACGCCAGGTTTTTCAGGGGCTGATCTAGCAAATTTAGTGAATGAGTCTGCGCTTATTGCTGCAAGAAGAAATAAGAAAATTGTTACCATGGATGATTTTGAGTATGCACGTGATAAAGTGATGATGGGCATGGAAAGAAGGTCCTTAGTCATTACAGAAGAAGAAAAAAAGCTTACTGCTTACCATGAAGCTGGTCATGCAGTAGTTGCAGTTAATATGCCTGCTTCTGATCCTATACACAAAGCAACAATTATTCCACGTGGTAGAGCACTTGGTTTAGTTATGAGACTACCAGAAACAGATAGAGTGTCCCTCACAAGAGAAAAGATGCTAGCAGATATAACTGTTGCAATGGGTGGACGTGTGGCAGAAGAGCTAATTTTTGGCTATGATAAAGTCACAAGCGGCGCATCTTCAGATATAAAACTAGCATCAGATTTATCACGTGCTATGGTGACAAAATGGGGAATGAGCGACAAAATAGGTCCGATCTATCATAATCGCGAACAAATCACACATGATTCTGAGACAATTTCTGAAGATACGTTAAGACTTATAGATGAGGAAGTAAAGAAAGTCGTATTTTCTTGCTATGAAAAAGCAAAAGACATTTTAACCAAGCGTAGGAAAGACTTGGAGCTCATTGCTGAAAATCTACTGGAGTTTGAAACTTTAACAGGAGATGAAATAAAAGACATATTAAGTGGAAAAAAAATTGTTAGAAATGAAAATGAAGGTAAAGAAGAGATAAGAAGATCCTCTCTCTAA
- a CDS encoding SurA N-terminal domain-containing protein has protein sequence MHKILILILIMLPLRLLATEIEIVADVNGEPISNLDIERRINFINSLLGTQKINQKEVKSQILRQLIDEIIIVSEAQKMNIELSNEELNNAVTLFLTQSLKLKADEVDQYVKKHNIDLNTLKKQVKCQLLWNKIIEVGVVPLINISDQEVDDARKQKEKSDYLITFQEFIIPDQKIAEDLVKKLRTSNNPESSIKMRKATVNLSQLKGTLKDVLERLEISDVAGPISLSEGYSVIKVIDKVQLDHTLLESILKVKQVMVKASENLLSNFKEQKVSCLNVDKLADDFKLPSVKEFKVKMRDLNPDLQILFSKTSTNEIVELRENSTAKLMMLCDIKNNAMDIEAIKQEMYQQKIMIQSNLLLDNMRKNAAVSYRFN, from the coding sequence ATGCATAAAATACTAATTTTGATATTAATAATGCTGCCGCTTAGGTTACTTGCAACTGAGATTGAAATTGTTGCAGATGTAAATGGTGAGCCAATTTCAAATTTAGATATCGAAAGACGTATAAACTTCATAAATTCATTGCTTGGCACTCAGAAGATTAATCAAAAAGAGGTAAAATCTCAAATTCTAAGACAGTTAATAGACGAAATTATCATTGTCAGCGAAGCACAGAAGATGAATATAGAATTGAGTAACGAGGAGTTAAATAATGCTGTCACGTTATTCTTAACTCAAAGTTTAAAACTTAAGGCTGATGAAGTTGATCAATACGTAAAAAAGCATAATATAGATCTCAATACCCTAAAAAAACAAGTAAAGTGTCAGCTACTGTGGAACAAGATTATTGAAGTAGGAGTTGTACCGCTTATTAATATCAGCGATCAAGAAGTGGATGATGCAAGAAAGCAAAAAGAGAAGTCTGATTACCTTATTACGTTTCAGGAGTTCATAATTCCCGATCAGAAGATAGCTGAAGACTTAGTAAAAAAATTACGTACCAGTAATAATCCAGAATCTTCAATAAAGATGCGCAAAGCAACAGTTAATTTAAGTCAGCTAAAAGGTACTCTCAAGGACGTTTTGGAAAGATTAGAAATCAGTGATGTAGCAGGTCCGATTAGTTTAAGCGAAGGTTACTCTGTTATAAAAGTCATAGATAAGGTACAGCTCGACCATACACTGCTGGAAAGTATTTTAAAAGTAAAACAAGTTATGGTTAAAGCTTCAGAAAATTTACTCTCTAATTTTAAGGAGCAAAAGGTCAGTTGTCTAAATGTTGACAAATTAGCAGACGATTTCAAGTTGCCAAGCGTAAAAGAATTTAAAGTAAAAATGCGAGATTTAAATCCTGATTTACAGATTTTATTTAGCAAAACAAGTACGAATGAAATAGTAGAATTAAGAGAAAATAGTACTGCAAAATTGATGATGTTATGTGATATCAAAAATAATGCAATGGATATAGAAGCAATCAAACAGGAAATGTATCAACAAAAGATTATGATACAAAGCAACCTGTTATTGGATAATATGCGTAAAAATGCAGCTGTTAGTTATCGATTTAATTGA
- the tilS gene encoding tRNA lysidine(34) synthetase TilS, which produces MKLELLFQNIANSFAFHNQIAVAVSGGVDSIVLLHLMTNWAKKNKLSLPIALTVNHGLRSESQKEADFVISYAKELGAKESFILNWEKQNIKGNIQLQARKARYNLLTKWCKNNNVKYLFVAHHKNDQAETFLLRLERGSGVDGLSSMDYKSFLNGVYIFRPLLNFSRSEIERYAKLHQLRWIEDRSNYDLKYRRTLYRNLLKASDNQDVLTERICLTALHMKRAAKALMHYTRLAFDDCVNVHDFGYIEIKLSEFYQLPEEIALRLLLYSIMAIASKHYKPRYNSLVVIFNKILQKGSNVNCTLSGCKIRKYGENILIIRESSKIQEITVNLPMCEPITWDNRFGCTILSNQKCSVTIAPLKKTQKIPEFLKDYNCCPEVFYSLPVVLKDGKMFAYPCMKHNSKSTSDGEIKYFIASIIKENLLKLTNI; this is translated from the coding sequence ATGAAATTAGAGTTATTATTTCAAAATATAGCTAATAGTTTTGCTTTCCATAACCAAATCGCAGTTGCAGTATCAGGTGGTGTAGATAGTATAGTCTTACTGCATTTAATGACTAACTGGGCAAAAAAAAACAAGCTTTCACTTCCTATAGCATTAACAGTAAATCATGGGTTACGTTCAGAGTCTCAAAAAGAAGCTGATTTTGTTATAAGTTATGCAAAAGAACTTGGAGCAAAGGAATCGTTCATATTAAATTGGGAGAAGCAAAATATTAAAGGCAATATTCAGTTGCAGGCACGAAAAGCACGGTATAACTTATTAACAAAATGGTGTAAAAATAATAATGTTAAATATTTATTTGTTGCTCACCACAAAAATGATCAAGCAGAAACGTTCTTGTTGAGATTAGAGCGGGGTAGTGGAGTAGATGGATTATCATCAATGGATTACAAATCTTTCTTAAATGGTGTTTATATATTTAGGCCGTTGTTAAATTTTAGTCGTAGTGAAATAGAAAGGTATGCTAAGCTTCATCAGTTAAGATGGATCGAAGATAGAAGCAATTATGACTTAAAATACAGGCGAACTCTATACCGTAACTTGCTTAAAGCAAGTGATAATCAAGATGTTCTAACAGAGCGAATATGCCTCACAGCCCTTCATATGAAAAGAGCTGCAAAAGCGTTGATGCACTACACACGCCTTGCATTTGATGATTGTGTTAATGTTCATGATTTTGGTTATATTGAAATTAAACTAAGTGAATTTTATCAATTGCCAGAGGAAATAGCCTTGAGGCTTCTTCTTTACTCTATAATGGCAATTGCCAGCAAACATTATAAACCAAGGTACAACAGCCTTGTCGTAATATTTAATAAAATATTGCAAAAGGGTAGTAATGTTAACTGTACACTTTCTGGGTGCAAAATAAGAAAATATGGAGAAAATATCTTAATAATTAGAGAATCGTCAAAGATACAAGAAATTACTGTAAATTTGCCTATGTGCGAACCCATTACATGGGACAATAGATTTGGCTGTACAATACTTAGCAATCAGAAGTGTTCAGTAACTATTGCTCCGCTAAAGAAAACACAAAAAATTCCTGAATTTCTAAAAGATTACAACTGCTGCCCTGAAGTTTTTTACTCTTTACCTGTAGTCCTAAAAGATGGAAAGATGTTTGCTTATCCATGTATGAAACATAATAGTAAGAGCACTAGTGATGGCGAGATTAAATATTTTATCGCTAGTATAATAAAGGAAAATTTGCTAAAGTTAACTAATATTTAA
- the ppa gene encoding inorganic diphosphatase: MDLSKITISSDEINVVIEISANAHPIKYEFNKELGLLKVDRFLSTSMTYPCNYGFIPNTCAGDGDPADVLVLTQFPLASGVLISVRPVGALLTKDEKGEDEKILAVPISSVDSYYDNINNYSDLPKSLLDKIAHFFSHYKDLEKGKTVTVGEWADVEEAKKIIEKSRN; the protein is encoded by the coding sequence ATGGATTTAAGTAAAATAACGATAAGTTCAGATGAAATAAATGTAGTAATTGAAATAAGTGCAAATGCTCATCCCATAAAGTATGAGTTTAATAAAGAGCTTGGTTTATTAAAAGTTGATAGATTTTTGTCCACCTCAATGACTTATCCTTGCAATTATGGGTTTATACCAAATACCTGCGCAGGTGATGGTGACCCTGCGGATGTTTTGGTGCTAACTCAATTTCCTTTAGCGTCTGGAGTTTTGATATCAGTGCGTCCAGTAGGTGCATTACTTACCAAAGACGAGAAAGGAGAGGATGAAAAAATATTAGCCGTACCTATCTCTAGTGTTGATAGCTATTATGACAATATAAACAACTATTCTGACCTACCTAAAAGCTTACTAGATAAAATAGCTCATTTCTTTTCTCATTATAAAGATTTAGAAAAGGGAAAAACGGTGACAGTTGGAGAATGGGCTGATGTAGAAGAAGCAAAAAAAATCATTGAAAAAAGTAGAAATTAG
- a CDS encoding rod shape-determining protein: MSFVQNLIRNFFTFKGLFASDIAIDLGTANTLVYQKSQGIVLDEPSVVARVKEKGSYVPYAFGKKAKMMLGKTPGEIEAIRPLKDGVIADFKSAEEMLKYFIRSANTRFTINKPSIIICVPSGSTPVERRAIQDAAESAGANEVFLIEEPMAAAIGAGLPVTEPEGSMIVDIGGGTTEVAIISLGGIVYSRSARVGGDIMDEAIKSYIRENHKLLIGETTAEKIKKNVGSASLPVENNKEGMIIKGRDLVSGMPKEMLLSEYQVAESLIEPVHQIISAIRTALESTPPELSSDIVDRGIILSGGGGLLRNLSKVISETTKLPVRVADDPLCCVALGSGKVLENMDYFGHVLFKQD; the protein is encoded by the coding sequence ATGAGTTTTGTTCAGAATTTAATCAGAAATTTTTTTACTTTCAAAGGTTTATTTGCTAGCGATATTGCTATAGATCTTGGTACTGCAAATACTTTAGTTTATCAGAAAAGTCAGGGGATAGTGCTTGATGAACCCTCAGTTGTAGCAAGAGTAAAAGAAAAAGGAAGTTACGTTCCTTATGCTTTTGGCAAAAAAGCTAAGATGATGCTCGGAAAAACACCTGGAGAAATAGAAGCGATAAGGCCCTTGAAAGACGGAGTTATTGCTGATTTTAAAAGCGCGGAAGAAATGTTAAAATATTTCATACGCAGCGCAAACACAAGATTCACTATTAATAAGCCTAGTATTATCATATGTGTTCCATCTGGATCTACCCCAGTTGAAAGGCGTGCTATACAAGATGCAGCAGAAAGTGCTGGTGCAAATGAAGTATTCTTAATTGAAGAACCAATGGCTGCAGCAATTGGGGCTGGACTTCCAGTTACCGAACCTGAAGGTTCTATGATTGTTGACATAGGAGGTGGTACAACTGAAGTTGCAATTATTTCTTTAGGTGGAATTGTTTATTCACGTTCTGCCAGAGTAGGTGGTGATATTATGGATGAGGCAATAAAGTCATACATTCGTGAAAATCATAAGTTATTGATTGGCGAAACAACTGCTGAAAAAATTAAGAAAAACGTCGGTTCAGCCAGTCTGCCAGTTGAAAACAACAAAGAGGGAATGATAATTAAAGGCAGGGATTTAGTGAGTGGTATGCCAAAAGAAATGCTTTTATCAGAATATCAAGTTGCAGAGAGCTTAATAGAGCCTGTACATCAGATAATTTCTGCTATTAGAACTGCACTGGAGAGTACTCCACCCGAACTTTCTTCTGATATAGTTGATAGAGGAATAATTTTATCTGGTGGAGGTGGGTTATTGCGCAACTTGAGTAAAGTTATTAGTGAAACAACAAAATTACCAGTTCGTGTTGCAGATGATCCACTTTGTTGTGTTGCCCTGGGTAGCGGAAAAGTACTTGAAAACATGGACTATTTTGGCCATGTTTTATTCAAGCAAGATTAA
- a CDS encoding carboxypeptidase — MRSYKFLEEVLHKVRNIENTLKLLSKSQLNVEDKVEQMCLLEEIRHEIISHDAIKESLANALRNKKSANIQQLKLIEGIHKSSSAIPVDLVKSLSKAKIECQNLWRLTNSEISNLEKLKECFTNLIKLTREAASIKSQQLKRSNYESLLADYDSNITEKNIKEIFPKLGKFFSENVEKVTQKQKKDKVTNIQKVTVQRQIELGSLFLQQMSVTPNEISISYYDPIDYDESDLCYGLFLLLRHTGYAIHQKCLAQNSIKSSITKHIMYETQGLFMERIIGTSREFIEFIQPHIKEKLSTKGKINSSVENLYLIFNKVNLSSFLKNADEFSLLAHIMLRTKLEQDLINGTLEVKDLHDKWLEGMKHYKISVKAKNELDTYFQDEYWISGVIGYFPIKVIALIAAVQFFSFIKKNHYEFLDSIVKGDFSLLIDWFSKNVYSANYGFLEQLKKVTGGDLDIECYTSYLSEKYNLSQ, encoded by the coding sequence ATGAGATCTTATAAGTTTTTAGAGGAAGTATTACATAAGGTAAGGAATATCGAAAACACACTAAAACTACTAAGCAAAAGCCAATTGAATGTAGAGGACAAAGTTGAACAAATGTGTCTTCTAGAGGAAATCAGACATGAAATTATCTCTCATGATGCAATAAAGGAATCATTAGCGAATGCTCTTAGGAATAAAAAGAGTGCTAATATTCAGCAGCTAAAGTTAATAGAGGGGATACACAAAAGCAGCAGCGCTATTCCTGTTGATTTAGTAAAATCTTTGTCCAAAGCTAAGATTGAATGCCAAAACTTATGGAGGCTAACTAATTCTGAAATTAGTAACTTAGAAAAGCTGAAAGAATGCTTTACTAACCTAATTAAGCTTACTCGTGAAGCAGCTTCTATAAAATCGCAGCAATTAAAGCGCTCAAACTATGAGTCATTGCTTGCTGACTATGACTCTAATATCACAGAAAAGAACATAAAGGAAATATTTCCTAAGCTAGGTAAATTTTTTAGTGAAAATGTAGAGAAAGTAACTCAAAAGCAGAAGAAGGATAAGGTTACTAATATACAAAAAGTTACGGTTCAGAGACAGATTGAACTTGGTTCCTTATTCTTACAGCAAATGAGTGTTACACCAAATGAGATTTCCATTTCTTATTACGATCCTATTGATTATGATGAATCTGACCTTTGTTATGGTTTATTTTTACTTTTACGGCATACTGGTTATGCAATTCATCAAAAATGTTTAGCGCAAAATTCTATAAAGAGCTCAATTACGAAACATATTATGTATGAAACTCAAGGGTTATTCATGGAAAGGATCATTGGAACATCCAGAGAATTTATTGAGTTCATTCAACCACACATAAAGGAGAAACTTTCTACAAAAGGCAAAATTAATAGTAGTGTTGAAAATTTGTATTTGATTTTCAATAAAGTAAATCTTTCATCTTTTTTGAAGAATGCGGATGAATTTAGTTTATTGGCTCACATTATGCTAAGAACTAAATTAGAACAAGATTTAATAAATGGTACGTTAGAAGTTAAAGATCTACACGATAAATGGTTGGAAGGTATGAAGCATTACAAGATTTCAGTAAAAGCTAAAAATGAGCTAGACACTTATTTTCAAGATGAGTATTGGATAAGTGGTGTTATAGGCTACTTTCCTATTAAAGTCATAGCGTTAATCGCTGCTGTGCAGTTTTTTTCTTTTATTAAGAAAAATCATTACGAATTTTTAGATTCTATAGTAAAAGGAGATTTCAGTTTACTTATCGATTGGTTCTCTAAAAATGTATATAGTGCAAATTATGGTTTTTTGGAACAGCTAAAAAAGGTAACAGGTGGGGATTTAGATATTGAGTGCTACACTAGTTACTTATCTGAAAAGTATAATTTGTCTCAATAA
- a CDS encoding OmpA family protein, with translation MWSRLIIMCCFCLLLTGVSSCPKKGVNTTNKMNAVVKQIGDKRVFFGYDESSIGEVSADALLDVMEVLQNNPDAKVTLTGHTDNRGSHEYNLALGARRADAAKKFMVSCTPYLENRIKTASKGETEPLVNVKDDSRNSKYEKEHAKNRRVEFSFSGIKK, from the coding sequence ATGTGGAGTAGACTGATTATAATGTGTTGTTTTTGTTTACTGCTTACTGGTGTAAGTTCTTGCCCTAAAAAAGGAGTAAATACGACAAATAAAATGAATGCTGTTGTTAAGCAGATAGGTGATAAAAGAGTTTTCTTTGGTTATGATGAATCTAGTATCGGTGAAGTGAGTGCAGATGCATTACTTGACGTGATGGAAGTGTTACAAAATAATCCTGACGCAAAGGTCACTTTAACTGGTCATACTGACAATCGTGGTTCTCACGAGTATAATCTTGCACTAGGAGCTAGACGAGCAGATGCAGCTAAAAAATTTATGGTCAGCTGTACACCTTATCTAGAAAATAGAATAAAAACTGCTTCTAAAGGTGAAACTGAGCCTTTGGTTAATGTAAAAGATGATTCTAGAAATTCCAAATATGAAAAAGAGCATGCTAAAAATCGTAGAGTGGAATTTTCATTTTCTGGAATAAAGAAGTAG
- a CDS encoding 5-formyltetrahydrofolate cyclo-ligase yields the protein MFKDTKQHKEELRKQYRTIRKDIDESYSNYAANSLINLFSQNLSCVKGKTIAAYIPTDGEINVVPLMHHLLDLDYKVAIPNKNKLLKFEEWNKADEDIIPDTIITPIVAFDDHFNRLGFGSGWYDTMIKKLRPLRKIFIGVAYEKQYCKNLPVEKHDQKLDIIITEMCVRLKMEK from the coding sequence ATGTTCAAAGACACTAAACAGCACAAAGAGGAACTAAGGAAGCAATATAGAACCATAAGAAAAGATATTGATGAAAGTTATTCTAATTATGCAGCAAATTCTCTTATTAATCTTTTTAGTCAAAACTTAAGTTGCGTTAAAGGTAAAACAATAGCAGCGTACATTCCAACAGACGGAGAAATTAATGTTGTGCCTTTGATGCATCATTTACTCGATTTAGATTATAAAGTAGCAATTCCTAATAAAAATAAGTTATTAAAATTTGAGGAATGGAATAAAGCAGATGAAGATATAATTCCCGACACAATCATTACCCCTATTGTTGCTTTTGATGATCATTTTAATAGATTAGGTTTTGGAAGTGGTTGGTATGATACAATGATAAAAAAATTACGGCCGCTTAGAAAAATATTTATAGGTGTAGCCTATGAGAAGCAATATTGTAAAAATTTACCTGTGGAAAAACACGATCAAAAATTGGATATTATAATTACTGAGATGTGTGTTAGATTGAAAATGGAAAAGTAG
- the mnmA gene encoding tRNA 2-thiouridine(34) synthase MnmA: MLKEFEIEPLLKDKAPHQTKAIVAMSGGVDSSVAAALLYNLGYEVIGVTLQLYGTDGNANARKGACCAGQDIYDAKRVAESVGFPHYILNYEETFKKEVIEDFANTYMRGETPIPCVRCNQTVKFRDLLQVTKNLGADVLVTGHYVRRLEENGEVKLCRSIDKSKDQSYFLFATTEEQLKLLRFPLGGFYKSDIRKLAKYFGLQISEKPDSQDICFVSQSYTKTIAKLAPQSVQKGKIVDIHGKVLGEHSGIVNFTVGQRKGLCIAHSEPLYVVRINTENNEVIVGPINALMQKKILVKELNWLEQPKEGMEVTVKLRSSHAGSLATIHSTDEKNKACVILNDDYFGISPGQACVAYKDEQVIGGGWICS; the protein is encoded by the coding sequence ATGCTAAAAGAATTTGAAATTGAACCTTTATTAAAAGATAAAGCTCCGCATCAAACTAAGGCTATTGTTGCAATGTCCGGGGGAGTTGATAGCTCCGTTGCTGCAGCACTGCTGTATAATCTTGGGTACGAAGTGATAGGTGTGACTCTTCAGCTATATGGCACTGATGGCAATGCTAATGCAAGAAAAGGTGCATGCTGCGCTGGACAAGATATTTATGACGCCAAACGCGTAGCTGAAAGTGTTGGCTTTCCTCATTATATTTTAAATTACGAAGAAACATTTAAAAAGGAAGTAATAGAAGATTTTGCGAATACTTACATGCGTGGGGAAACCCCCATACCATGTGTAAGATGTAACCAAACAGTAAAATTCCGTGATCTATTGCAAGTCACAAAAAATCTTGGTGCGGATGTGCTTGTAACAGGACATTACGTAAGAAGATTAGAAGAAAATGGTGAGGTAAAGTTGTGCAGAAGTATTGATAAAAGTAAAGATCAAAGTTATTTTTTGTTTGCTACAACTGAGGAGCAGTTAAAGCTTTTGCGATTTCCACTAGGTGGGTTTTATAAAAGTGATATAAGAAAATTAGCAAAGTATTTTGGCTTACAAATTTCTGAAAAGCCAGACAGCCAAGATATATGCTTTGTTTCTCAAAGCTATACTAAGACAATAGCTAAATTAGCTCCACAATCTGTACAGAAAGGTAAAATAGTAGATATTCATGGAAAAGTGTTAGGTGAACACAGTGGCATAGTAAATTTTACAGTAGGGCAAAGAAAAGGCCTCTGCATTGCACACAGTGAGCCTCTTTATGTAGTAAGAATTAATACAGAAAATAATGAGGTTATAGTAGGTCCGATCAATGCGCTAATGCAAAAAAAGATATTGGTCAAAGAGTTAAATTGGCTAGAGCAACCAAAAGAAGGGATGGAAGTCACTGTGAAGCTCAGGTCATCACATGCAGGAAGCTTAGCAACAATACATTCAACTGACGAAAAAAACAAAGCCTGTGTAATTTTAAACGACGATTACTTTGGCATCAGTCCAGGTCAAGCCTGTGTAGCGTATAAAGATGAGCAAGTAATTGGCGGTGGATGGATATGCTCTTAA